The following are from one region of the Bactrocera oleae isolate idBacOlea1 chromosome 6, idBacOlea1, whole genome shotgun sequence genome:
- the Pitslre gene encoding serine/threonine-protein kinase PITSLRE isoform X3: MRNDRGGGPRPGDMERARDHRRGGEEREEMLRYHQRGSGYERDDVINRDIMSNSERRYAKQYEPHNNEVRRNSGGGGGTAVYHQQYQHSHMQRQRPDYYERGSGGGGYHHGGLDYYNNRHQQQQQYGGGGGGGKHSHIEYNDVNYEVQRERRKYNYDPQNDSESIEQDLRSRLLSKRHKYVKGSGGDVIELTESYETTTTVQRKRYSDGERNERYRQKREKMRESVIEVLDSPELAEMEGAATEEGEAHRQRRKHKRRNKEREVLQVETIVSAERVERIEKRKTPDDPEVLSRREKILAVEREKEKRKEKAREELEARRRARNALSPSAVAASVTAGLNVMKRKKQNEMAEVIVKVKRSKKTTASKQRSDEEEEGEALDSDDEDDEVDEDNSEDMETDSGSGDSESDSESHSEVDDAERRHAKRHHKHSKTEKRKSSKRHHNHRARNNGVADDDNTDDDDDDEEDDDDIDLPESPLSIGELSKSPRRQHRAKKHKKKKGKKHIENDDDDGDQRLSRSRSHSAHSISHSRSVSRSRSHSPRRKSTRSRSNSGSRDSSQHRTTNSRSRSRTRSRSDSHFDSRSVSSRSRSRSRSSVSRSRSKSRTRSRSRSEERDMKSAHKSEAEAAADSRRRVEGGSRDDSPARDDKGAPLPDYFPGIQGCRSVEEFQCLNRIEEGTYGVVYRAKDKRTNEIVALKRLKMEKEKEGFPITSLREINTLLKGQHPNIVTVREIVVGSNMDKIFIVMDYVEHDLKSLMETMKARKQFFLPGEVKCLAQQLLRAVGHLHDNWILHRDLKTSNLLLSHKGVLKVGDFGLAREYGSPLKNYTSLVVTLWYRAPELLLGTLEYSTPIDVWSVGCIFGEFLQMGPLFPGKTETDELNKIFKELGTPNERIWPGYKDLPIVKNMLSQNSQFADYPVSNLRKRFADKTTDLGIDLLQGLLTYDPKKRLTAETALKHSYFNELPLPIDPSMFPTWPAKSELGARKALASSPKPPSGGSQFKQLGRDEILVGSSGGSNAAGVANSNSKVISGIITGNKKTAANTGFVLNAGIDQRQLAMGPGFNLKF; this comes from the exons ATGCGCAACGATCGTGGAGGAGGTCCACGTCCAGGCGATATGGAGCGAGCTCGAGACCACCGTCGAGGCGGCGAAGAGCGTGAAGAGATGTTACGTTATCACCAACGAGGCAGCGGTTATGAGCGTGATGACGTTATTAACAGAGATATAATGTCAAATAGCGAACGCCGTTATGCAAAGCAATATGAACCACACAACAATGAGGTGCGACGAAATAGTGGTGGAGGCGGCGGAACAGCTGTGTATCATCAACAATATCAGCACTCACATATGCAACGTCAAAGACCAGATTACTATGAACGCGGTTCCGGTGGCGGGGGATACCATCATGGCGGTCTGGACTATTATAACAATcgccaccaacaacagcaacaatacggtggtggtggtggtggtggcaagcaTTCGCATATTGAGTACAATGATGTCAACTATGAGGTGCAACGTGAGCGACGCAAGTATAACTACGACCCGCAAAACGATTCGGAAAGTATCGAACAGGATTTACGTTCAAGGCTGCTAAGTAAAcggcataaatatgtaaaaggcAGTGGTGGCGATGTAATCGAGCTAACCGAAAGTTATGAGACGACGACCACAGTGCAGCGGAAAAGGTATAGCGATGGTGAACGCAATGAACGCTATCGACAGAAACGTGAAAAGATGAGAGAATCCGTAATTGAGGTGCTCGACAGTCCGGAGTTGGCTGAGATGGAGGGTGCAGCCACAGAAGAGGGAGAAGCGCATCGTCAACGACGCAAACATAAACGGCGCAACAAAGAGCGTGAAGTGTTGCAAGTGGAGACGATTGTATCGGCGGAACGCGTAGAGCGCATAGAAAAGCGAAAAACGCCTGATGATCCGGAGGTATTGTCACGACGAGAAAAAATACTAGCTGTGGAACGTGAGAAGGAAAAACGCAAAGAAAAAGCGCGTGAAGAATTGGAAGCACGACGTCGAGCGCGTAATGCGCTTAGTCCAAGCGCTGTAGCAGCGTCTGTTACGGCTGGACTAAACGTTATGAAACGTAAGAAACAGAATGAAATGGCCGAGGTTATTGTAAAAGTTAAACGATCAAAGAAAACGACAGCTTCAAAGCAGCGTAGTGACGAAGAGGAAGAGGGCGAGGCGTTAGACAGCGATGACGAAGATGATGAAGTAGACGAGGATAATAGCGAGGATATGGAAACGGACAGTGGCAGTGGTGATAGTGAAAGTGACAGCGAAAGTCATTCTGAAGTGGACGATGCTGAGAGGCGGCACGCAAAACGACATCATAAACATAGCAAAACAGAAAAGAGGAAAAGCAGTAAAAGGCATCATAACCATAGAGCGCGTAACAATGGTGTTGCTGATGACGACAATACTGacgacgatgatgatgatgaggaaGATGACGATGACATAGATCTGCCCGAAAGCCCACTTTCTATTGGCGAGCTTTCGAAATCACCACGGCGTCAACATCGCGCAAAAAAGCACAAGAAAAAGAAAGGCAAAAAGCATATAGAAAACGATGATGACGATGGCGATCAACGTCTATCACGTTCGCGTTCTCATTCCGCCCATTCAATCTCACACTCACGTTCAGTTTCACGCTCTCGTTCGCACTCACCCCGCAGAAAGAGCACACGTTCGCGTTCGAATTCAGGTTCACGTGACTCTTCGCAACACCGCACAACAAATTCACGATCACGTTCTCGTACACGCTCTCGTTCAGATTCGCATTTCGATTCACGATCAGTGTCCTCACGCTCGCGCTCACGTTCCCGATCATCAGTTTCGCGCTCGCGTTCAAAGTCACGAACACGTTCACGCTCACGTTCAGAAGAGCGTGACATGAAGTCGGCGCATAAATCAGAGGCAGAAGCTGCTGCTGATAGCAGGCGTCGTGTGGAAGGTGGCAGCCGAGACGACTCGCCAGCACGCGATGACAAAGGTGCACCACTGCCAGACTATTTTCCGGGCATACAGGGTTGTCGCTCTGTTGAAGAATTCCAATGTCTCAATCGTATTGAGGAAGGCACATACGGTGTGGTATACCGCGCCAAGGATAAACGTACCAACGAGATAGTTGCTTTAAAGCGTTTAAAAATGGAGAAGGAAAAAGAAGGCTTTCCCATAACATCGTTACGCGAAATCAACACCTTACTAAAAGGCCAACACCCAAACATAGTAACGGTTCGCGAAATAGTTGTCGGTTCCAATATGGATAAAATTTTCATTGTTATGGATTATGTGGAACATGACCTGAAATCGTTGATGGAGACGATGAAGGCGCGTAAACAATTCTTCCTTCCCGGCGAAGTAAAATGTCTGGCGCAGCAATTATTGCGTGCGGTCGGTCATTTACATGATAATTGGATATTACATCGCGATTTAAAGACCTCTAATTTGTTGCTCTCGCACAAGGGTGTGCTGAAAGTAGGCGATTTCGGTCTTGCTCGAGAATATGGTTCACCATTGAAAAATTACACTTCATTGGTGGTTACACTATGGTACCGAGCACCGGAGTTATTGCTCGGCACACTGGAATATTCAACGCCCATAGACGTCTGGTCGGTGGGTTGCATTTTTGGCGAATTTCTACAAATGGGGCCACTATTTCCTGGTAAAACGGAGACGGATgaactaaacaaaattttcaag GAGCTCGGCACACCAAACGAACGAATTTGGCCCGGTTATAAAGATTTGCCAATTGTTAAGAATATGTTAAGCCAGAATTCCCAATTCGCCGACTATCCTGTTTCAAATTTACGTAAGCGTTTCGCCGACAAAACCACCGACTTAGGCATTGACTTGCTACAGGGTCTTCTCACATATGATCCCAAGAAAAGACTGACCGCTGAAACGGCGCTTAAACACAGCTACTTCAATGAGCTGCCTCTGCCCATCGATCCATCTATGTTTCCTACATGGCCGGCGAAAAGTGAATTGGGTGCTCGCAAAGCTCTCGCCTCTTCGCCCAAACCACCCTCTGGCGGTTCGCAGTTTAAACAGTTGGGTCGAGACGAAATACTTGTGGGCAGTAGTGGTGGTAGCAATGCGGCTGGTGTTGCCAATAGCAATAGCAAAGTAATATCGGGCATTATAACAGGTAATAAGAAAACTGCTGCGAATACTGGTTTCGTACTAAATGCAGGCATTGATCAACGTCAACTGGCTATGGGTCCGggattcaatttaaaattttaa
- the Pitslre gene encoding serine/threonine-protein kinase PITSLRE isoform X2 codes for MSGSEDGQLQSPGNDNFGLSGEEDADSLDIKPPQANVLHTRDSTGSRRKDKSSKEKKHSKEKKHRGERERGSGRDRSERERDPRDYDTREPHGRERDMRNDRGGGPRPGDMERARDHRRGGEEREEMLRYHQRGSGYERDDVINRDIMSNSERRYAKQYEPHNNEVRRNSGGGGGTAVYHQQYQHSHMQRQRPDYYERGSGGGGYHHGGLDYYNNRHQQQQQYGGGGGGGKHSHIEYNDVNYEVQRERRKYNYDPQNDSESIEQDLRSRLLSKRHKYVKGSGGDVIELTESYETTTTVQRKRYSDGERNERYRQKREKMRESVIEVLDSPELAEMEGAATEEGEAHRQRRKHKRRNKEREVLQVETIVSAERVERIEKRKTPDDPEVLSRREKILAVEREKEKRKEKAREELEARRRARNALSPSAVAASVTAGLNVMKRKKQNEMAEVIVKVKRSKKTTASKQRSDEEEEGEALDSDDEDDEVDEDNSEDMETDSGSGDSESDSESHSEVDDAERRHAKRHHKHSKTEKRKSSKRHHNHRARNNGVADDDNTDDDDDDEEDDDDIDLPESPLSIGELSKSPRRQHRAKKHKKKKGKKHIENDDDDGDQRLSRSRSHSAHSISHSRSVSRSRSHSPRRKSTRSRSNSGSRDSSQHRTTNSRSRSRTRSRSDSHFDSRSVSSRSRSRSRSSVSRSRSKSRTRSRSRSEERDMKSAHKSEAEAAADSRRRVEGGSRDDSPARDDKGAPLPDYFPGIQGCRSVEEFQCLNRIEEGTYGVVYRAKDKRTNEIVALKRLKMEKEKEGFPITSLREINTLLKGQHPNIVTVREIVVGSNMDKIFIVMDYVEHDLKSLMETMKARKQFFLPGEVKCLAQQLLRAVGHLHDNWILHRDLKTSNLLLSHKGVLKVGDFGLAREYGSPLKNYTSLVVTLWYRAPELLLGTLEYSTPIDVWSVGCIFGEFLQMGPLFPGKTETDELNKIFKELGTPNERIWPGYKDLPIVKNMLSQNSQFADYPVSNLRKRFADKTTDLGIDLLQGLLTYDPKKRLTAETALKHSYFNELPLPIDPSMFPTWPAKSELGARKALASSPKPPSGGSQFKQLGRDEILVGSSGGSNAAGVANSNSKVISGIITGNKKTAANTGFVLNAGIDQRQLAMGPGFNLKF; via the exons ATGTCTGGCAGTGAAGACGGGCAATTACAAAGTCCTGGCAATGATAATTTTGGATTAAG cgGTGAGGAAGATGCGGATTCTTTGGACATTAAACCACCACAAGCGAACGTGCTGCACACGCGTGACTCCACAGGCTCGAGACGCAAAGATAAGTCGTCCAAAGAGAAAAAACATTCCAAAGAGAAGAAACATCGCGGCGAGCGAGAACGTGGAAGTGGCCGTGACCGCAGCGAAAGGGAACGCGATCCACGCGATTATGACACACGGGAACCACATGGTCGAGAGCGTGACATGCGCAACGATCGTGGAGGAGGTCCACGTCCAGGCGATATGGAGCGAGCTCGAGACCACCGTCGAGGCGGCGAAGAGCGTGAAGAGATGTTACGTTATCACCAACGAGGCAGCGGTTATGAGCGTGATGACGTTATTAACAGAGATATAATGTCAAATAGCGAACGCCGTTATGCAAAGCAATATGAACCACACAACAATGAGGTGCGACGAAATAGTGGTGGAGGCGGCGGAACAGCTGTGTATCATCAACAATATCAGCACTCACATATGCAACGTCAAAGACCAGATTACTATGAACGCGGTTCCGGTGGCGGGGGATACCATCATGGCGGTCTGGACTATTATAACAATcgccaccaacaacagcaacaatacggtggtggtggtggtggtggcaagcaTTCGCATATTGAGTACAATGATGTCAACTATGAGGTGCAACGTGAGCGACGCAAGTATAACTACGACCCGCAAAACGATTCGGAAAGTATCGAACAGGATTTACGTTCAAGGCTGCTAAGTAAAcggcataaatatgtaaaaggcAGTGGTGGCGATGTAATCGAGCTAACCGAAAGTTATGAGACGACGACCACAGTGCAGCGGAAAAGGTATAGCGATGGTGAACGCAATGAACGCTATCGACAGAAACGTGAAAAGATGAGAGAATCCGTAATTGAGGTGCTCGACAGTCCGGAGTTGGCTGAGATGGAGGGTGCAGCCACAGAAGAGGGAGAAGCGCATCGTCAACGACGCAAACATAAACGGCGCAACAAAGAGCGTGAAGTGTTGCAAGTGGAGACGATTGTATCGGCGGAACGCGTAGAGCGCATAGAAAAGCGAAAAACGCCTGATGATCCGGAGGTATTGTCACGACGAGAAAAAATACTAGCTGTGGAACGTGAGAAGGAAAAACGCAAAGAAAAAGCGCGTGAAGAATTGGAAGCACGACGTCGAGCGCGTAATGCGCTTAGTCCAAGCGCTGTAGCAGCGTCTGTTACGGCTGGACTAAACGTTATGAAACGTAAGAAACAGAATGAAATGGCCGAGGTTATTGTAAAAGTTAAACGATCAAAGAAAACGACAGCTTCAAAGCAGCGTAGTGACGAAGAGGAAGAGGGCGAGGCGTTAGACAGCGATGACGAAGATGATGAAGTAGACGAGGATAATAGCGAGGATATGGAAACGGACAGTGGCAGTGGTGATAGTGAAAGTGACAGCGAAAGTCATTCTGAAGTGGACGATGCTGAGAGGCGGCACGCAAAACGACATCATAAACATAGCAAAACAGAAAAGAGGAAAAGCAGTAAAAGGCATCATAACCATAGAGCGCGTAACAATGGTGTTGCTGATGACGACAATACTGacgacgatgatgatgatgaggaaGATGACGATGACATAGATCTGCCCGAAAGCCCACTTTCTATTGGCGAGCTTTCGAAATCACCACGGCGTCAACATCGCGCAAAAAAGCACAAGAAAAAGAAAGGCAAAAAGCATATAGAAAACGATGATGACGATGGCGATCAACGTCTATCACGTTCGCGTTCTCATTCCGCCCATTCAATCTCACACTCACGTTCAGTTTCACGCTCTCGTTCGCACTCACCCCGCAGAAAGAGCACACGTTCGCGTTCGAATTCAGGTTCACGTGACTCTTCGCAACACCGCACAACAAATTCACGATCACGTTCTCGTACACGCTCTCGTTCAGATTCGCATTTCGATTCACGATCAGTGTCCTCACGCTCGCGCTCACGTTCCCGATCATCAGTTTCGCGCTCGCGTTCAAAGTCACGAACACGTTCACGCTCACGTTCAGAAGAGCGTGACATGAAGTCGGCGCATAAATCAGAGGCAGAAGCTGCTGCTGATAGCAGGCGTCGTGTGGAAGGTGGCAGCCGAGACGACTCGCCAGCACGCGATGACAAAGGTGCACCACTGCCAGACTATTTTCCGGGCATACAGGGTTGTCGCTCTGTTGAAGAATTCCAATGTCTCAATCGTATTGAGGAAGGCACATACGGTGTGGTATACCGCGCCAAGGATAAACGTACCAACGAGATAGTTGCTTTAAAGCGTTTAAAAATGGAGAAGGAAAAAGAAGGCTTTCCCATAACATCGTTACGCGAAATCAACACCTTACTAAAAGGCCAACACCCAAACATAGTAACGGTTCGCGAAATAGTTGTCGGTTCCAATATGGATAAAATTTTCATTGTTATGGATTATGTGGAACATGACCTGAAATCGTTGATGGAGACGATGAAGGCGCGTAAACAATTCTTCCTTCCCGGCGAAGTAAAATGTCTGGCGCAGCAATTATTGCGTGCGGTCGGTCATTTACATGATAATTGGATATTACATCGCGATTTAAAGACCTCTAATTTGTTGCTCTCGCACAAGGGTGTGCTGAAAGTAGGCGATTTCGGTCTTGCTCGAGAATATGGTTCACCATTGAAAAATTACACTTCATTGGTGGTTACACTATGGTACCGAGCACCGGAGTTATTGCTCGGCACACTGGAATATTCAACGCCCATAGACGTCTGGTCGGTGGGTTGCATTTTTGGCGAATTTCTACAAATGGGGCCACTATTTCCTGGTAAAACGGAGACGGATgaactaaacaaaattttcaag GAGCTCGGCACACCAAACGAACGAATTTGGCCCGGTTATAAAGATTTGCCAATTGTTAAGAATATGTTAAGCCAGAATTCCCAATTCGCCGACTATCCTGTTTCAAATTTACGTAAGCGTTTCGCCGACAAAACCACCGACTTAGGCATTGACTTGCTACAGGGTCTTCTCACATATGATCCCAAGAAAAGACTGACCGCTGAAACGGCGCTTAAACACAGCTACTTCAATGAGCTGCCTCTGCCCATCGATCCATCTATGTTTCCTACATGGCCGGCGAAAAGTGAATTGGGTGCTCGCAAAGCTCTCGCCTCTTCGCCCAAACCACCCTCTGGCGGTTCGCAGTTTAAACAGTTGGGTCGAGACGAAATACTTGTGGGCAGTAGTGGTGGTAGCAATGCGGCTGGTGTTGCCAATAGCAATAGCAAAGTAATATCGGGCATTATAACAGGTAATAAGAAAACTGCTGCGAATACTGGTTTCGTACTAAATGCAGGCATTGATCAACGTCAACTGGCTATGGGTCCGggattcaatttaaaattttaa
- the Pitslre gene encoding serine/threonine-protein kinase PITSLRE isoform X1, translated as MCFDWPLQAPNIFFLNLHTGLRPKLERGEEDADSLDIKPPQANVLHTRDSTGSRRKDKSSKEKKHSKEKKHRGERERGSGRDRSERERDPRDYDTREPHGRERDMRNDRGGGPRPGDMERARDHRRGGEEREEMLRYHQRGSGYERDDVINRDIMSNSERRYAKQYEPHNNEVRRNSGGGGGTAVYHQQYQHSHMQRQRPDYYERGSGGGGYHHGGLDYYNNRHQQQQQYGGGGGGGKHSHIEYNDVNYEVQRERRKYNYDPQNDSESIEQDLRSRLLSKRHKYVKGSGGDVIELTESYETTTTVQRKRYSDGERNERYRQKREKMRESVIEVLDSPELAEMEGAATEEGEAHRQRRKHKRRNKEREVLQVETIVSAERVERIEKRKTPDDPEVLSRREKILAVEREKEKRKEKAREELEARRRARNALSPSAVAASVTAGLNVMKRKKQNEMAEVIVKVKRSKKTTASKQRSDEEEEGEALDSDDEDDEVDEDNSEDMETDSGSGDSESDSESHSEVDDAERRHAKRHHKHSKTEKRKSSKRHHNHRARNNGVADDDNTDDDDDDEEDDDDIDLPESPLSIGELSKSPRRQHRAKKHKKKKGKKHIENDDDDGDQRLSRSRSHSAHSISHSRSVSRSRSHSPRRKSTRSRSNSGSRDSSQHRTTNSRSRSRTRSRSDSHFDSRSVSSRSRSRSRSSVSRSRSKSRTRSRSRSEERDMKSAHKSEAEAAADSRRRVEGGSRDDSPARDDKGAPLPDYFPGIQGCRSVEEFQCLNRIEEGTYGVVYRAKDKRTNEIVALKRLKMEKEKEGFPITSLREINTLLKGQHPNIVTVREIVVGSNMDKIFIVMDYVEHDLKSLMETMKARKQFFLPGEVKCLAQQLLRAVGHLHDNWILHRDLKTSNLLLSHKGVLKVGDFGLAREYGSPLKNYTSLVVTLWYRAPELLLGTLEYSTPIDVWSVGCIFGEFLQMGPLFPGKTETDELNKIFKELGTPNERIWPGYKDLPIVKNMLSQNSQFADYPVSNLRKRFADKTTDLGIDLLQGLLTYDPKKRLTAETALKHSYFNELPLPIDPSMFPTWPAKSELGARKALASSPKPPSGGSQFKQLGRDEILVGSSGGSNAAGVANSNSKVISGIITGNKKTAANTGFVLNAGIDQRQLAMGPGFNLKF; from the exons aTGTGTTTCGACTGGCCATTGCAAGCGCCAAACATATTCTTTTTGAATTTGCACACTGGACTCCGACCAAAACTGGAACG cgGTGAGGAAGATGCGGATTCTTTGGACATTAAACCACCACAAGCGAACGTGCTGCACACGCGTGACTCCACAGGCTCGAGACGCAAAGATAAGTCGTCCAAAGAGAAAAAACATTCCAAAGAGAAGAAACATCGCGGCGAGCGAGAACGTGGAAGTGGCCGTGACCGCAGCGAAAGGGAACGCGATCCACGCGATTATGACACACGGGAACCACATGGTCGAGAGCGTGACATGCGCAACGATCGTGGAGGAGGTCCACGTCCAGGCGATATGGAGCGAGCTCGAGACCACCGTCGAGGCGGCGAAGAGCGTGAAGAGATGTTACGTTATCACCAACGAGGCAGCGGTTATGAGCGTGATGACGTTATTAACAGAGATATAATGTCAAATAGCGAACGCCGTTATGCAAAGCAATATGAACCACACAACAATGAGGTGCGACGAAATAGTGGTGGAGGCGGCGGAACAGCTGTGTATCATCAACAATATCAGCACTCACATATGCAACGTCAAAGACCAGATTACTATGAACGCGGTTCCGGTGGCGGGGGATACCATCATGGCGGTCTGGACTATTATAACAATcgccaccaacaacagcaacaatacggtggtggtggtggtggtggcaagcaTTCGCATATTGAGTACAATGATGTCAACTATGAGGTGCAACGTGAGCGACGCAAGTATAACTACGACCCGCAAAACGATTCGGAAAGTATCGAACAGGATTTACGTTCAAGGCTGCTAAGTAAAcggcataaatatgtaaaaggcAGTGGTGGCGATGTAATCGAGCTAACCGAAAGTTATGAGACGACGACCACAGTGCAGCGGAAAAGGTATAGCGATGGTGAACGCAATGAACGCTATCGACAGAAACGTGAAAAGATGAGAGAATCCGTAATTGAGGTGCTCGACAGTCCGGAGTTGGCTGAGATGGAGGGTGCAGCCACAGAAGAGGGAGAAGCGCATCGTCAACGACGCAAACATAAACGGCGCAACAAAGAGCGTGAAGTGTTGCAAGTGGAGACGATTGTATCGGCGGAACGCGTAGAGCGCATAGAAAAGCGAAAAACGCCTGATGATCCGGAGGTATTGTCACGACGAGAAAAAATACTAGCTGTGGAACGTGAGAAGGAAAAACGCAAAGAAAAAGCGCGTGAAGAATTGGAAGCACGACGTCGAGCGCGTAATGCGCTTAGTCCAAGCGCTGTAGCAGCGTCTGTTACGGCTGGACTAAACGTTATGAAACGTAAGAAACAGAATGAAATGGCCGAGGTTATTGTAAAAGTTAAACGATCAAAGAAAACGACAGCTTCAAAGCAGCGTAGTGACGAAGAGGAAGAGGGCGAGGCGTTAGACAGCGATGACGAAGATGATGAAGTAGACGAGGATAATAGCGAGGATATGGAAACGGACAGTGGCAGTGGTGATAGTGAAAGTGACAGCGAAAGTCATTCTGAAGTGGACGATGCTGAGAGGCGGCACGCAAAACGACATCATAAACATAGCAAAACAGAAAAGAGGAAAAGCAGTAAAAGGCATCATAACCATAGAGCGCGTAACAATGGTGTTGCTGATGACGACAATACTGacgacgatgatgatgatgaggaaGATGACGATGACATAGATCTGCCCGAAAGCCCACTTTCTATTGGCGAGCTTTCGAAATCACCACGGCGTCAACATCGCGCAAAAAAGCACAAGAAAAAGAAAGGCAAAAAGCATATAGAAAACGATGATGACGATGGCGATCAACGTCTATCACGTTCGCGTTCTCATTCCGCCCATTCAATCTCACACTCACGTTCAGTTTCACGCTCTCGTTCGCACTCACCCCGCAGAAAGAGCACACGTTCGCGTTCGAATTCAGGTTCACGTGACTCTTCGCAACACCGCACAACAAATTCACGATCACGTTCTCGTACACGCTCTCGTTCAGATTCGCATTTCGATTCACGATCAGTGTCCTCACGCTCGCGCTCACGTTCCCGATCATCAGTTTCGCGCTCGCGTTCAAAGTCACGAACACGTTCACGCTCACGTTCAGAAGAGCGTGACATGAAGTCGGCGCATAAATCAGAGGCAGAAGCTGCTGCTGATAGCAGGCGTCGTGTGGAAGGTGGCAGCCGAGACGACTCGCCAGCACGCGATGACAAAGGTGCACCACTGCCAGACTATTTTCCGGGCATACAGGGTTGTCGCTCTGTTGAAGAATTCCAATGTCTCAATCGTATTGAGGAAGGCACATACGGTGTGGTATACCGCGCCAAGGATAAACGTACCAACGAGATAGTTGCTTTAAAGCGTTTAAAAATGGAGAAGGAAAAAGAAGGCTTTCCCATAACATCGTTACGCGAAATCAACACCTTACTAAAAGGCCAACACCCAAACATAGTAACGGTTCGCGAAATAGTTGTCGGTTCCAATATGGATAAAATTTTCATTGTTATGGATTATGTGGAACATGACCTGAAATCGTTGATGGAGACGATGAAGGCGCGTAAACAATTCTTCCTTCCCGGCGAAGTAAAATGTCTGGCGCAGCAATTATTGCGTGCGGTCGGTCATTTACATGATAATTGGATATTACATCGCGATTTAAAGACCTCTAATTTGTTGCTCTCGCACAAGGGTGTGCTGAAAGTAGGCGATTTCGGTCTTGCTCGAGAATATGGTTCACCATTGAAAAATTACACTTCATTGGTGGTTACACTATGGTACCGAGCACCGGAGTTATTGCTCGGCACACTGGAATATTCAACGCCCATAGACGTCTGGTCGGTGGGTTGCATTTTTGGCGAATTTCTACAAATGGGGCCACTATTTCCTGGTAAAACGGAGACGGATgaactaaacaaaattttcaag GAGCTCGGCACACCAAACGAACGAATTTGGCCCGGTTATAAAGATTTGCCAATTGTTAAGAATATGTTAAGCCAGAATTCCCAATTCGCCGACTATCCTGTTTCAAATTTACGTAAGCGTTTCGCCGACAAAACCACCGACTTAGGCATTGACTTGCTACAGGGTCTTCTCACATATGATCCCAAGAAAAGACTGACCGCTGAAACGGCGCTTAAACACAGCTACTTCAATGAGCTGCCTCTGCCCATCGATCCATCTATGTTTCCTACATGGCCGGCGAAAAGTGAATTGGGTGCTCGCAAAGCTCTCGCCTCTTCGCCCAAACCACCCTCTGGCGGTTCGCAGTTTAAACAGTTGGGTCGAGACGAAATACTTGTGGGCAGTAGTGGTGGTAGCAATGCGGCTGGTGTTGCCAATAGCAATAGCAAAGTAATATCGGGCATTATAACAGGTAATAAGAAAACTGCTGCGAATACTGGTTTCGTACTAAATGCAGGCATTGATCAACGTCAACTGGCTATGGGTCCGggattcaatttaaaattttaa